CTACAAAATTCTAATCATGACATTAAACACGTATCATCTAGAGTATATACCTGAATTCCATAAAGTAATCTAGAAAAACATCAATAAGAATGCGGTAaaaattaacatggaaataCTCGATGGGCAAGAGTTTTAAGAGATTATACATTACACAACAAGAGATTGTGAACTTCTTCCCTTTAAATCCCTCCTTATCCTAGTAGTATATGTAGTATTCAATCCTAAAATCTCTTATTCCATGATAAGAATCTTTTCCAGTTAAACCAATTGACATTTATGGGACACATTGGATCCAAACAAGAGTAAGTCTGGAAAAATTGATGCCATTGGGGTCCATATGTTGGGACCCAATTTTGAAGACCTAGGTTCCATTTCAAACGGAACATTTAggtatttttgttatttttttcctcttttaatAGTTGCCATTTTAAAATTGGTCATATTCAATTATActattgatataatatatttgttattctCGTTCATTTAAGTGATAAGTTTATAAATCGATTTTTAAAAGTGCCTCATTAATATATGCGACTAAGGTtgtatttggatagtgagtaattctcaattattctgtgaatagtagtaaaaaaataataaaaaagaaatgatagaatattaaataatagtgaaaaataataataaataataaagaggtattctcagtacccaaactaagtataaatatgataaaatatataataaaaaaaatatatcaaattaagaGATAAACTCATGAAACTATTATATGCCACCAAACCCAATTGAAACCCTTGGCAAAACTTGTGACAGAGCACTTGGAGGACCCAAAATAAAGAATTGTCGGAGGTCGGTAAAAGGGACTTTCTGGTTGCTTTTATGTGTAGGTTAATTCCTTGTTCAAACTATAATGATTATAGATATCATTGCTTATTCGGATTTCAAATTGGGAAAAGGTCTCATGCACCCACAGTAGAGACAACTTTGACCTGATCTCTCTTTATTGTACTCTTGAGTTCTATTTACAATTGCTATGTaccctttattttattttattttttttaaaggaagctTTAATTTTATTGCTATGAAAAACTATACTAGAGTAGTAATACAAATTGGGATTTCCTCAAACTTAATAAGTACATCATCTATATCAAGAGCCTTCTTAGCTTGACAATGAGCCACCTAATTGGTAGCCCTCTTAGTGTGATTCACTGTCCAGTACTCGAATTTGCCAAGGTTCTTCTTCACATATGATATTATCAAACTAGCTTGATTCGAATGTTCTTCATTCTCATTGATCTCATTGACAACATTAAATACATCTCCCTCAAGAATTATCTTGCTTATATGAATATCTGAATCAAGTAAGACAGACTGCAGAGTTGCATACTCCTATGCAAGATGTGGATTAGGAAATAGAGATCTGTTCATTCTCATTGTGGCTATGTTCTTCCCTTCCCAATCTCTAATAATTGTTTCAAAACTAATTATGCATTTTTGTTTGTCTACTGCAGCATCTCAGTACAAATCTTGATGTACTCTTTAATTGGGGTCATAGAGATATCAAAGTACAAAATTGATGTTAATAACCCTAGCTAGGTGGGTCATCTTCATACCTTTATCAATGCCACAGATTCTCATTGTCCATGTCCCAATTATAGTCTCATTGCCTCCATGTCAATTCAAGATGTATTCTCTAATTTGCTATGGAAAAGTTGGGATAACAGTAAGATAacctatatttttatatcaatttcaTAATCATGCAACTTTAGTTTCATAAAAatacgtaaaatattttatgtatctttaaatcatttaaataattatgtgtattgattttaataaatatattaaatgagtcTCACATATTGCGGAGATCTATAATAAGTATTTGtataatttatcaataatttgAAGGACAATTccaatatataaacaaacatggaaaggaaataaatgagCATAAGAATATGAGttgattttcaaaaaaagttgaaaaatcgTGACAAAGAGTAATATATTATTGCTTTTTAAATCAAAAGGCTacagataattttgtaaaagaagAGAGGAAAATAGAAGACACAAGGAATGAGACAAATTAGAGATGTTCTACGCTATCTAGCCGTTGCACCCACTCCCACCGTTCGCCCTCGTGGCACACAATTTGAAAGGTACGAGCATTTAAATGCAAGATTAGACCGTTAGCTTTCTTCCTCATCGTCACAAAAAGCTCTCTGCATCCACATCTACCTCCAAGGAACGAGTAGGAAACAATGGCTTTTGAGTATGCGTTCCCCGAAGAAGAAATAGCCGTCAACGAGAGCTTCGGGTACCCAAAAGCCTACGCTAGGCTCTGCCGCGACCGCCGTGTCTGTCCCTACAACCATGGCCCTCCTTTCACTTACATACCTTACGGTCTGGAGCAAGATGAGGTAAGAAAATGACCCTCTTTGATCCTTTGATTGGTCGCCTAGAAAAcgcatgaaaataaaaagtgaaacaGAATGCTGAGATTTTATAATGTCGGTCGCTTGGTTATTAGAAAATGGTAACTCTCAACAGAAACAAGCAAATAGAAACACTCAGTTTTTAGATCTGCGTATAACATCTTTATAATTCCCAAGTTTCGCTggaaattcaaacttttttcgTCTGTTATGTTCAGTGAATTATGGATTTCACATGAATTGCGGGTTTTTGGATCAGAATTTTGGGTCTAGTATATTGACTGAACTTTGGGTTCTAATGAAATTCTGGCGTCCTCCCAAAATATCCTAGTTTAAGTTGGTCTTTGTTGTATCGTCTGGTTTTTCAGGCGTTGAGAGCAAGGGAATTGGATCGGATGTTCCCAATCATCGACCCAAAAGCTAAACCATCTACAAAGCCCAAGATCTTTGTCAGTCTGTTGTGGAAGCAGCTCAACCACCTTGGGTAACTACTTGAAATTTTCTACCATAAACCATGACAAAGACTCAATTCTGAGTTTCTGATTTTGGTTCTTTTCTCCAATTTAGGAATGCCGGCTTTGACCCCGCAGTGATTCGAGTCGACCCATATGGAAATGTTCTCTACTATCACGCTGATTCGGCTTCTCCTCTCGCTTGGGATATTGACCATTGGTTTCCTTGCTCAAGTATATAACTTGACTAATAAtatctctctgttttttctctttctcccatATTTATTGGTCTTTTTGGCTGAAAATGCAGGGGGAGGGTTAACGGTTCCAAGCAATCTGAGAATATTACAGTGGGAAGTCTGcaagaaaaaacataataagCTGGAGTTTTTAGTTCCATGGTGGGAATATCAGCTGGGAGTCTCAGTAAACCGGTTCTTGTCCCTTTTTGCCTCCAAAAACTCAGATTTCAGGTGGGCATGTTTCATTATCCTCACTTGCATGCGTTTTAAGATATAACAACAAGGGTGGATAATTATTTTCTGGTTTCATACATGGCAGGCACAgagcattttcatttttgttttctgaagGTGAAAATGAAGAATTGAATGCTTCACAGAGAGTAGATTCGCATTCTTTTCCTCAACATTTCATTGAATCCAAAGAGAAAATGGGCCTTGCTCCCGCCGCGATTGTTGTATCTCGAAGGGAACCGTACGACACAACGTTAGCTTTGAAATCCCTGGATCACAATAGGCAGCTAAGGCCACAGTCCCCTGCTATTGGTAAGTAGAAGAATATCCAACAGGGTGaccttttttatttgtaatgcGGTGAGCATTTCCATACCTAAAAATGCATTTCCTTCGATTGTATACAGTTGCAAGAAAAGCAAATCCTAATGTcctgaaagaaaatgaaaacccGGATCTTGTTACGAACCCGTACCAAGCAATTGTCATGGCTAGAGATTCCTTGAAACAAAGAGAGGAAGCTTTAAAGATGCAGACAGAAATACAGAAACTAAATGACGAAGTAAATGAATTGAAGCAAAAGAATGAGGAGGAAAGGCTCACAATCCAAGAACTAGAATTGGTGCTGATAAAACGCAGGAGAAGGGCAGAGAAGAGCAGGCGACTGGCAGAGGCACAACATTCATATAGGACCATGATAGAGAAGATGATCCGAGATGCAATGCACCAGTAAGATCGATAAAACTCCTCTTGAAAAAGAGGATGTTGCTATCAAATTCTCTTAGAATTTAATTATGAcagataatttttaaattgttcCTTGTAGGAGTGTCATATATAAAGAACAGGTGAGATTGAATCAGGCTGCAACTAACGCACTCATGGCAAGACTTGAAGCACAGAAAGCCATTAGCGATGCCTCAGAGAATGAACTTCACAGGAAATATAAACAAAGGGATGAGATTCAGAAGCAGATTAGGCCAGACTGGGAGCAAGCTAGGAAGAGATCAAGAATGGATGATGCCTTACTTGAAGAGAGGGACAGTAGAACTGTTCTACATTTACCGAGGATCAAGCCAAGGACGCCTGTACACAAAGAATTAAGAGTATTCCTAGAGGAGGAACAAAGGGCATCTGAAGCTGGTTCATCGTTTAACGAAGAACGaaagcagaaagaagaaattgagaAGGAAGTGAAAGTACCTGCAACGATAATTACTATAGAAAAGCCCGAGGAACATAACAGACCCATTGTTACCTTGGAGGATGAAAACCCACTTGAGGATCAGCTTCAGAAACTTGAAATAGGAGGGAAGAAACTCAACAACATTCAGTTACTTCCTCGAGAACCAGAAacagaggaagatgaagagagcAGAAAGCAGCGCGGAAAAGGAAACGTAGAGAAATGGCTTCAAATGCTGTTAGAGAATACTCAAGAAGAATTGGAGACTGAACATTCGAATGAAGGCGAAAAGCGCAGCATTGACGGAATAATGAGAAAACAGAATCCAAAGTACTCGCAAAAAGAGAAACGGCAGATTATTGAAGAGAATAATGGTGGGAAAGAGATAGAAGAAATCACCGAGATGGAAGCCAGAAATATTCGGACAGAAGAGAGAAGAGCGGGTGAAGTGGGTCGTATGGGTGAGAGAGTTGGAAGTAGTAGCTTTGAAGGGGGGAGGGAAAGAAGAGACCATAGTAAtaatggaaaggaaagaaaactaGTGAGGTCTGAGAGTGCGAGGGGCTTTCGGCGAATCCCATCTTCTCCAGCTCTGATCTTGGGTGGTATGAGAAAGGGAGTGGACTGCATGGGCAAGAAGCCGATCGTAAATGGCGATGAGGATAGTGATGGAGATCGTGCTGCAGGGAACAACAGTTTCATCAAGTCATCCATAAGGTCGATCAAGAAGGCTGTCAAAATATGAAACTCAACTTTGTGGCTTATGCATGTATCTATCTtgctttatctttcattttatttcttttatatttttttgggagTGCTAGCAATTGCTCTTAAAGCTGAATAATTGTGTGAAACTTAGGTattctattgttttttaatttgtctATAAGAATGGTTTTCGTTAGATGTGTGAATAAATTCGGTTTCCACCCCTACAAAGATCCATTTTCAGTTTAgtgaaaatgtatttttgttcatttcaCTCCCCAagcttttgaatttttgttgtcCTTATGAATACCTCGGAGAGcattatatgacaataatcGAAGGTATCTCCCTCGACTCACATTCAAGAAAATACCTGTTGTTAAGACGGTTTCATCAGCTAAAAGAGAATCCAGTAATGCTAGAATGTGGATATTCTTCTCTCCCGCGTCCTAAGATAAGGAAGCATACAAAATGATGGCCACCAGCCCCGATCACAAGGCGTAGTAGCTGAGTGTTAAAGACACTGCGAGAGGACAAATTTGGGAGGAAGAAGTATTTTGATGTTATACCGCATCAATGACTTACAAAAACTTACGCTACATTCAACGGCCAGCCCcccttttttttgttggaaCACCTAACAGGGAAGTACATATATCAAATCCAGAGAAATGGACATCAAAATGGCAATTCTTGAGGAAGATTAAAAAAACGTTCGATTGGGAGTTTCCCTCAAAATTTCAATGTCATTTCCTGATCTGAAGAGCAGTTTCTTCCCTCTTCACTCTACCATCACACTAGAAAACATACATGTGTGACGTTCAAGCTGTTTCTTAT
Above is a genomic segment from Juglans microcarpa x Juglans regia isolate MS1-56 chromosome 1D, Jm3101_v1.0, whole genome shotgun sequence containing:
- the LOC121258318 gene encoding protein MLP1; the protein is MAFEYAFPEEEIAVNESFGYPKAYARLCRDRRVCPYNHGPPFTYIPYGLEQDEALRARELDRMFPIIDPKAKPSTKPKIFVSLLWKQLNHLGNAGFDPAVIRVDPYGNVLYYHADSASPLAWDIDHWFPCSRGGLTVPSNLRILQWEVCKKKHNKLEFLVPWWEYQLGVSVNRFLSLFASKNSDFRHRAFSFLFSEGENEELNASQRVDSHSFPQHFIESKEKMGLAPAAIVVSRREPYDTTLALKSLDHNRQLRPQSPAIVARKANPNVLKENENPDLVTNPYQAIVMARDSLKQREEALKMQTEIQKLNDEVNELKQKNEEERLTIQELELVLIKRRRRAEKSRRLAEAQHSYRTMIEKMIRDAMHQSVIYKEQVRLNQAATNALMARLEAQKAISDASENELHRKYKQRDEIQKQIRPDWEQARKRSRMDDALLEERDSRTVLHLPRIKPRTPVHKELRVFLEEEQRASEAGSSFNEERKQKEEIEKEVKVPATIITIEKPEEHNRPIVTLEDENPLEDQLQKLEIGGKKLNNIQLLPREPETEEDEESRKQRGKGNVEKWLQMLLENTQEELETEHSNEGEKRSIDGIMRKQNPKYSQKEKRQIIEENNGGKEIEEITEMEARNIRTEERRAGEVGRMGERVGSSSFEGGRERRDHSNNGKERKLVRSESARGFRRIPSSPALILGGMRKGVDCMGKKPIVNGDEDSDGDRAAGNNSFIKSSIRSIKKAVKI